The following are encoded together in the Culex pipiens pallens isolate TS chromosome 1, TS_CPP_V2, whole genome shotgun sequence genome:
- the LOC120426366 gene encoding uncharacterized protein LOC120426366 has product MDPDEDQVEKMSESEDWDTDNEGEVDPLPGVPSNQTALELYGKDTKVVVKGTGGRKAKKRKSRLSPKPYPKPDPTSPPTQKPDPALPLNPSPLVPTNPTPIPTNPTPPIPPNTNPIPPAPTPPIPPNPNPIPPAPTPPIPPIPNPPGDKERPVQARARQYVGGSQTEWVVFFRPKQKPLNFVRITKDLHNHYPGLVQCTKLNKSKLSVIVNSAEEANQIVKDIRFCVEYRVWIPAHKVEIDGVVTDDSLSLVDLSRAVGRFKNPKLPAVEVLECRQLGNVTTEGGQKKFIPSASFRVTFAGSALPDYIELYKLRLPVRLYVPRVMSCENCQQLGHTKTYCSNKSKCSKCAGPHKDVECQKQAEKCLLCGGEPHKTRQCPKYKEREDKMKRSLKERSKKSFAEILSQANQSNRFAPLADDSGDEENEEEVLFRRDEESDSSGPNPKRNKVSKSTKAAGGKGKESDSLNFEEDFPFGPSGKPAPKPTPKPAPIPLKPLKPVPKLPKIPLKPVPQLNPITDAFKGVLPFSTIVEWLCSFVSEPTRLIIKRFEPLARHIGKQLATTMPLLSFISFDG; this is encoded by the coding sequence ATGGATCCGGATGAGGACCAGGTGGAAAAAATGTCCGAGTCCGAAGACTGGGACACGGACAACGAGGGTGAAGTTGATCCTCTCCCAGGAGTGCCTTCTAACCAAACCGCGTTGGAACTCTACGGAAAGGACACCAAGGTCGTTGTGAAGGGCACTGGCGGGCGCAAAGCGAAGAAACGCAAGTCTCGACTGTCTCCGAAACCATACCCAAAACCTGATCCCACTTCCCCTCCAACACAAAAACCGGATCCAGCTCTTCCACTGAATCCAAGTCCTCTGGTCCCAACAAATCCAACTCCTATTCCAACGAACCCAACCCCTCCGATCCCGCCAAATACGAATCCAATTCCACCGGCACCAACCCCTCCGATTCCGCCAAATCCGAATCCTATTCCACCGGCACCAACCCCTCCGATCCCTCCAATTCCAAATCCACCAGGTGACAAGGAAAGACCAGTTCAAGCTCGCGCTCGCCAGTACGTGGGGGGCTCGCAGACGGagtgggtggtcttcttccggcccaaacaaaAACCCCTTAACTTCGTTCGGATCACAAAAGATCTGCATAACCATTATCCTGGGCTGGTACAATGTActaagctgaacaagagcaagctcagcgtgatcgtgaactccgcggagGAAGCTAACCAGATCGTGAAAGACATTCGGTTCTGTGtcgagtaccgtgtttggattccggcccacaaagtcgaaatcgacggcgtggtgaccgatgacagtctgtcgcttgtcgacctctcaagggcggtgggacgcttcaagaaccctaaacttccagctgtggaggtactcgagtgccggcaactgggcaacgtcaccaccgagggtggccagaagaagttcattccttctgcctcgtttcgggtgacttttgcagggtcagctctgccggactacattgagctgtacaagcttcggcttccagttcgattgtacgttccgcgagtgatgagctgcgaaaactgccagcagttgggacacaccaagacctactgcagcaacaagagcaagtgctcaaagtgcgcaggcccccacaaggacgtggaatgccaaaagcaggctgaaaaatgcctgctttgtggcggggaaccgcacaaaactcggcagtgcccaaagtacaaggagcgcgaggacaagatgaagcgatccttgaaggaacgctccaagaagtccttcgcggaaatccttagtcaggcGAACCAATCCAATCGTTTCGCCCCCTTGGCAGATGATTCGGGGGACGAGGAAAACGAGGAGGAAGTCCTCTTCcggagagacgaggaaagtgactcttccggaccaaatccgaagcgcaacaaggttTCCAAGTCCAcaaaagccgctggcggcaagggtaaggaaagtgactcgttgaacttcgaggaggattttcctttcggtccgtcgggtaagcccgctccgaagccgacaccgaagccggcaccgattcctctcaagccgctgaagcccgttcccaagctgccaaagatccctctaaaaccggttcctcaactgaatccgatcaccgatgccttcaaaggagtccttcctttttccacaatcgtggaatggctgtgctctttcgtgagtgaaccgacgcgtttaatcataaagcggtttgagcctctcgctagacacatcgggaaacagcttgctaccacgatgcccctcttgtcgttcatttcctttgatgggtaa